A single window of Streptomyces sp. NBC_00464 DNA harbors:
- a CDS encoding Eco57I restriction-modification methylase domain-containing protein, translating to MSPRRPVSPGLAAAKAQALDGRRQHQEWLDLTEVSGPFLTMPVLRQAWPQLDALEKDERARLRARHADWQNDTTAGRDEWVAYVLRSLLGWGDALTLRQGEDEDIALDRLTLHVPEHGAVLRPDFALAEPGTDLAAEPDTASAAKRVRVLGTTVPSGTVPTSRAAAGADWAAAPADRLARLLRHHDIPLGLVTDGRWWCLVWAPLGGVTTTAVFDTIGWNEAAERNVVRAFVSLLRRRRFFEYEDAETLVGLLKASLAAGEDVTEALGIQVRQAVELLVDAIGRADVRAMDAGAPGLHASGVAAGEIYRGAVAVMMRIVFLLYAEERGLLPSDNEVYATAYSARFLRSELKARADEEGESALEHTTSAWHRLIALFHAVHGGVDHPELHLPAYDGSIFAPDTYAWLELTTPLLPIDDRTVLHMLQSVQEVRVGTGKNAEVRTLSFRALDVEQIGYVYEGLLSYGGERAVEDMVGLIGPEGLEHEVPLRELESLAAKSGGSVADLAKAIHEKWKDPKPPASASRLEKLLAPAKDEVEARRQLNAVTKEVSLSERLLPFFGILRRDLRDLPMVIPNGSLYVTESSLRKNTGTHYTPRFLAEDVVRHALEPLVYEPGPLQTADAGEWRLKSPEQILKLKIADIAMGSAAFLVAACRYLGDRLIEAWENEGRTDAMTYRAGRAVDAVTAADAEQDPVVVESRREIIEHCLYGVDINPMAVEMAKLSLWLVSMDPTRPFTFLDDRLVAGDSLLGVHSMEQLQSVHMKPKAQSDVLVHEAASLIDELTRERLAITAIKGVDLPALQQKRERLEDVNRHSRRLRLVGDLIAGAALATCASGRVEWYAPDGGERVKDLFPQAAWLVEKLFAEGVEDDSEIVRETRATAEEWLGAELPAGGMERRPVHWPLVFPEVFSVGGGFDAVVGNPPFLGGSKITGASGDAFREYIVDYVAGGKRGNGDLVAYFELRTHALLNISGQSGLIATNTLAQGDTREVGLDQLAAAGIDIRRAIKSAPWPSSSAVLEYCAVWTSVLKVSELGKRVLNGVDLSGGISTSLSPATRQTSSCQPLAINRGQAFNGSYVLGLGFTLPPREAKAWITEGREYSDVLFPYLNGEDVNKSPAHDASRWVIDFKDWSELRARGYAKAFERVERDVKPERLLNNNEKVRKDWWQYKRIAPDMRRAIEGADRTIVIALVSKVVMPVLVPTGQVFSHMLGIFASSETGLLAFLSSAPHYWWAIDRASTMKGDLRYTLTDVFETLVRPPLTPSLRGAGTRLDVYRRDLMLARNIGLTATYNLVHNPECQDEDIVELRRIHEEIDRATVEAYGWFDLLDDSGQTPHADPTHETFPLDHGFHETDQGTRYTIGLLARTEIIDRLRQLNHQAYADEVHLGLHKKPAKHPDMPKPSADAIRKRKEQLAARGGSDFGEGGEGALF from the coding sequence ATGAGCCCCCGCCGCCCTGTCTCCCCTGGTCTCGCCGCAGCCAAGGCGCAGGCGCTCGACGGCCGCCGCCAGCACCAGGAATGGCTGGACCTCACCGAGGTCTCGGGCCCCTTCCTCACCATGCCGGTCCTGCGACAGGCCTGGCCCCAGCTCGACGCCCTGGAGAAGGACGAACGCGCCCGCCTGCGGGCCCGCCACGCGGACTGGCAGAACGACACCACGGCGGGCCGCGACGAGTGGGTCGCTTACGTCCTGCGTTCCCTCCTCGGCTGGGGCGACGCGCTCACACTCCGCCAGGGCGAGGACGAGGACATCGCCCTCGACCGCCTCACCCTCCACGTCCCCGAACACGGCGCGGTCCTCCGCCCCGACTTCGCCCTCGCCGAACCGGGCACCGACCTCGCCGCCGAACCCGACACGGCCTCGGCCGCGAAGCGCGTCCGCGTCCTCGGCACGACCGTCCCCTCGGGGACCGTCCCCACCTCGCGCGCCGCCGCCGGCGCCGACTGGGCGGCAGCCCCGGCGGACCGCCTGGCCCGCCTGCTGCGCCACCACGACATCCCGCTCGGCCTCGTCACCGACGGCCGTTGGTGGTGCCTGGTCTGGGCCCCCCTCGGCGGCGTCACGACGACGGCGGTCTTCGACACGATCGGCTGGAACGAAGCCGCCGAACGCAACGTCGTCCGCGCCTTCGTCTCCCTTCTGCGCCGCCGCCGCTTCTTCGAGTACGAGGACGCCGAGACGCTCGTCGGCCTGCTCAAGGCAAGCCTGGCCGCCGGCGAGGACGTCACCGAAGCGCTCGGTATCCAGGTCCGCCAGGCCGTGGAGCTCCTCGTCGACGCCATAGGGCGGGCGGACGTACGGGCGATGGACGCGGGAGCCCCCGGGCTGCACGCCTCCGGAGTGGCCGCCGGTGAGATCTACCGGGGCGCGGTCGCCGTCATGATGCGCATCGTCTTCCTCCTGTACGCGGAGGAACGTGGCCTGCTCCCCTCGGACAACGAGGTGTACGCGACGGCGTACTCGGCCCGCTTCCTGCGCTCCGAACTCAAGGCCCGCGCAGACGAGGAGGGCGAGAGCGCCCTCGAACACACCACCTCCGCCTGGCACCGCCTCATCGCCCTCTTCCACGCGGTGCACGGCGGAGTGGACCACCCCGAGCTGCACCTCCCCGCGTACGACGGCTCGATCTTCGCCCCCGACACGTATGCCTGGCTGGAGCTCACCACCCCGCTCCTCCCGATCGACGACCGCACGGTTCTGCACATGCTCCAGTCGGTGCAGGAGGTCCGCGTCGGCACCGGAAAGAACGCGGAGGTCCGCACGCTGAGCTTCCGCGCCCTGGACGTGGAGCAGATCGGTTACGTGTACGAGGGCCTGCTCTCGTACGGCGGCGAGCGCGCGGTCGAGGACATGGTGGGCCTCATCGGCCCGGAGGGCCTCGAACACGAGGTGCCGTTGCGGGAGTTGGAGTCGCTGGCGGCGAAGTCGGGCGGCTCGGTCGCGGACCTGGCCAAGGCCATCCACGAGAAGTGGAAGGACCCGAAGCCCCCGGCGAGCGCTTCGCGGCTGGAAAAGCTGCTGGCCCCGGCGAAGGACGAGGTGGAGGCCCGCCGGCAGCTGAACGCGGTGACGAAGGAGGTCTCGCTGAGCGAGCGCCTGCTGCCGTTCTTCGGCATCCTGAGGCGCGACCTCCGTGACCTGCCGATGGTCATCCCGAACGGTTCGCTGTACGTCACGGAGTCCTCGCTCCGGAAGAACACGGGCACGCACTACACGCCCAGGTTCCTGGCGGAGGACGTCGTCCGGCACGCACTGGAGCCGCTGGTGTACGAGCCGGGCCCGCTGCAGACGGCGGACGCGGGGGAGTGGCGGCTGAAGTCGCCCGAGCAGATCCTGAAGCTGAAGATCGCGGACATCGCGATGGGCTCGGCGGCGTTCCTGGTGGCGGCGTGCCGTTACCTGGGCGACCGACTGATCGAGGCCTGGGAGAACGAGGGCCGCACGGACGCGATGACGTACCGGGCCGGCCGAGCCGTCGACGCGGTGACGGCCGCGGACGCGGAGCAGGACCCGGTGGTGGTGGAGTCCCGCCGCGAGATCATCGAGCACTGCCTGTACGGGGTGGACATCAACCCGATGGCCGTGGAGATGGCGAAGCTGTCGCTGTGGCTGGTGTCGATGGACCCGACGCGGCCGTTCACGTTCCTGGACGACCGGCTCGTGGCGGGGGACTCGCTGCTGGGCGTGCACAGCATGGAGCAGCTGCAGTCGGTTCACATGAAGCCGAAGGCGCAGAGCGACGTGCTGGTCCACGAGGCCGCGTCGTTGATCGACGAGCTGACGAGGGAGCGCCTGGCGATCACGGCGATCAAGGGCGTGGACCTGCCCGCGCTCCAGCAGAAGCGGGAGCGGCTGGAGGACGTCAACCGCCACTCACGGCGCCTGCGGTTGGTGGGCGACCTGATCGCGGGGGCGGCGCTGGCGACTTGCGCGTCGGGGCGGGTGGAGTGGTACGCGCCGGACGGGGGCGAGCGGGTGAAGGACCTGTTCCCGCAGGCGGCGTGGCTCGTGGAGAAGCTCTTCGCGGAGGGCGTCGAGGACGACTCGGAGATCGTGCGGGAGACGCGGGCGACGGCTGAGGAGTGGCTGGGGGCGGAGCTGCCGGCGGGGGGTATGGAGCGGCGGCCGGTGCATTGGCCGTTGGTGTTTCCGGAGGTGTTTTCGGTGGGGGGTGGGTTCGATGCGGTGGTGGGGAACCCACCGTTCTTGGGAGGAAGCAAGATCACGGGTGCATCTGGTGACGCATTTCGTGAATACATTGTGGATTACGTTGCGGGCGGGAAGCGCGGCAATGGTGACCTGGTTGCCTACTTTGAGTTGCGAACGCACGCATTGCTCAATATTTCGGGGCAAAGTGGCCTGATTGCTACAAATACTTTGGCGCAAGGGGATACCCGAGAGGTTGGTCTTGATCAACTGGCTGCAGCGGGAATTGATATTCGCAGAGCTATCAAAAGTGCTCCGTGGCCTTCGAGTTCTGCCGTGTTGGAATATTGTGCCGTGTGGACCAGTGTATTGAAAGTTTCGGAACTTGGTAAGCGTGTATTGAACGGGGTTGATTTGAGTGGAGGTATCTCGACATCGCTGAGCCCTGCGACGCGTCAAACTTCGAGCTGCCAGCCGTTGGCAATTAATCGAGGGCAGGCGTTCAATGGGTCATATGTTCTCGGTTTGGGGTTTACCCTCCCTCCTCGGGAAGCGAAGGCTTGGATCACTGAAGGTCGCGAATATTCTGATGTGCTGTTTCCTTACCTTAATGGTGAGGATGTGAACAAAAGTCCAGCTCATGATGCGAGTCGATGGGTCATCGATTTCAAAGATTGGTCCGAGCTCCGGGCGCGTGGATACGCAAAGGCCTTCGAGCGAGTCGAGCGAGATGTGAAGCCGGAGAGGTTGCTTAATAATAACGAGAAGGTTAGAAAGGATTGGTGGCAGTACAAAAGGATCGCTCCGGATATGAGGCGTGCGATCGAGGGTGCCGATCGCACGATAGTGATCGCGCTTGTGAGTAAGGTTGTGATGCCGGTCCTGGTGCCAACCGGGCAGGTCTTCTCACACATGCTGGGAATTTTCGCCTCCAGTGAAACTGGATTGCTGGCATTTCTTAGTAGCGCCCCCCATTACTGGTGGGCCATCGATCGCGCCTCCACTATGAAGGGTGACCTCCGCTACACTCTCACCGACGTATTCGAGACCTTGGTTCGTCCTCCGCTTACCCCGAGCCTTCGCGGGGCTGGAACCCGCTTGGACGTCTACCGTCGCGACCTTATGCTCGCCCGCAACATTGGACTCACAGCCACCTACAACCTTGTCCACAACCCCGAGTGCCAGGACGAGGACATCGTCGAACTCCGCCGCATCCACGAGGAGATCGACCGCGCCACCGTCGAGGCGTACGGCTGGTTCGACCTCCTGGACGACTCCGGGCAGACCCCGCACGCCGACCCGACTCACGAGACGTTCCCGCTCGACCACGGCTTCCACGAGACGGACCAGGGCACCCGCTACACCATCGGCCTCCTCGCCCGGACCGAGATCATTGACCGGCTGCGCCAGCTGAACCACCAGGCGTACGCCGACGAGGTCCACCTCGGGCTGCACAAGAAGCCGGCCAAACACCCGGACATGCCAAAGCCCTCCGCCGACGCCATCCGGAAGCGCAAGGAGCAGCTCGCTGCGCGAGGCGGTTCGGACTTCGGTGAAGGTGGCGAGGGCGCCCTCTTCTGA
- a CDS encoding DUF397 domain-containing protein: MSVEQVTENVDELRWFKSSYSGSDGGDCVEVAAGVGAVYVRDSKVAGGGPVLRVGGGEWAAFVTLARG; encoded by the coding sequence ATGAGCGTGGAGCAGGTAACCGAGAACGTTGACGAGCTGCGCTGGTTCAAGAGCAGCTACAGCGGATCGGACGGCGGCGACTGCGTAGAGGTGGCCGCTGGCGTCGGCGCGGTGTACGTCCGGGACTCGAAGGTCGCGGGCGGCGGGCCGGTGCTGCGGGTCGGCGGGGGCGAGTGGGCGGCGTTCGTAACGCTGGCGCGGGGATAG
- a CDS encoding helix-turn-helix domain-containing protein, translating into MRDTRNGRVTKAREDSELPGVWVAYGKLLQHLRKRAGLSQQSLAEAIGYSLEQVASVEQGRRPAKEAFTVAADRVLGAGGVLEVLQADVDRAKLPKFFRNFALIEAEVLSRFSYDPLLVPGLLQTEAYARAVFGGHCPPFSEEIIDQHTEARLSRQKLLTRDPLAELSFIVGEEALRDPVGGGEVMRGQWQHLLEVGRLRNVEVQVMPAGLGFHPGKNGPFVTVQTKELRHLGYFESQGVGCVVGDPTEVSSFGLRYGKLRSQALNVEASARLIERLVGET; encoded by the coding sequence ATGCGGGACACGCGGAACGGCCGGGTGACGAAGGCGAGGGAGGACAGCGAGCTGCCGGGCGTGTGGGTGGCCTACGGCAAGCTCCTCCAGCACCTGAGGAAGCGGGCCGGGTTGAGCCAGCAGTCCTTGGCGGAGGCCATCGGCTACTCCCTGGAGCAGGTCGCGTCGGTCGAGCAGGGACGACGGCCGGCGAAGGAGGCGTTCACGGTCGCGGCGGACCGGGTGCTGGGGGCGGGCGGGGTGCTGGAGGTGCTCCAGGCCGATGTGGACCGGGCGAAGCTGCCGAAGTTCTTCCGCAACTTCGCCCTCATCGAGGCGGAGGTGCTGAGCCGCTTCTCGTACGACCCGCTGCTGGTGCCGGGCCTGTTGCAGACGGAGGCGTACGCGCGAGCGGTGTTCGGCGGCCACTGCCCGCCGTTCAGCGAGGAGATCATCGATCAGCACACGGAGGCGCGGCTGAGCAGGCAGAAGCTGCTGACTCGGGATCCGTTGGCGGAGTTGTCGTTCATCGTCGGGGAGGAGGCGTTGCGCGATCCGGTGGGCGGCGGCGAGGTGATGCGGGGCCAGTGGCAACATCTGCTGGAGGTAGGCAGGTTGCGCAACGTCGAGGTTCAGGTCATGCCTGCTGGGCTGGGGTTCCACCCGGGGAAGAACGGGCCCTTCGTGACGGTCCAGACGAAGGAGCTCCGGCACCTCGGCTACTTCGAGTCGCAGGGCGTCGGGTGCGTCGTCGGCGATCCGACGGAGGTCAGCTCGTTCGGGTTGCGATATGGCAAGCTGCGATCGCAGGCCCTGAACGTCGAGGCGTCTGCGCGGCTCATCGAACGGCTGGTGGGAGAGACATGA
- a CDS encoding ATP-binding protein, producing MKQQKSIQETPASAPELILRLSSTPRGARLARTLAVQQLTEWCGCPYDSDAARTVALVTAELAANAVTHGRLPGRDFRLTLLLLPHALRIEVTDTRPERLPPASVAAPMPADAASGRGLLLVESYAERWGYVVRDPYTKTVWAEVGRDPL from the coding sequence GTGAAGCAACAGAAGAGCATCCAGGAGACTCCGGCCTCGGCCCCCGAGTTGATCCTCCGCCTCAGCAGTACCCCACGCGGCGCCCGCCTGGCCCGCACCCTCGCCGTTCAGCAGCTCACCGAGTGGTGCGGATGCCCGTACGACTCCGATGCGGCCCGAACCGTCGCCCTGGTCACCGCCGAGCTGGCCGCCAATGCCGTCACCCATGGCCGGCTCCCCGGCCGTGACTTCCGGCTGACGCTCCTCCTCCTGCCCCACGCCCTCCGCATCGAGGTGACGGACACGCGCCCGGAGCGCCTGCCGCCCGCCTCGGTTGCGGCCCCCATGCCCGCCGACGCGGCTTCCGGGCGTGGCCTGTTGCTCGTCGAGTCCTACGCGGAACGTTGGGGCTACGTGGTCCGCGACCCGTACACCAAAACGGTCTGGGCGGAAGTAGGACGGGACCCCTTGTGA
- a CDS encoding serine hydrolase domain-containing protein: MSSRRPLLPRSAPATSGISARSIALLLDRLEERSVECHSIMVVHRGHVVAEGWWAPYSAERPHLLYSLTKSFTSIAVGLAIADGLLSLDDRVVDVLPDHVPADVSEQGSRVTVHHLLTMTAGHPTDSLTEAWELEPEDLVKGFLRLPFSAAEGTRHTYDNSTTFILARMVERVTGRGLPEFLDERLFKPMGVDHAEWDRVASGAAFGFHGLHLTTEAVAAFGELLLRGGLWGGRQLVPRTWVELATRRHIDCLPFEDGTDEADFSCGYGYQFWMSRHGYHGHGAFGQQCVVVPSHDLVVAVTAQGESQEVLDAMWECLLPGVGDGGRVQGDEVLADRLRRLSLPPVPGSADPERSVGARLDASAEESALPDGTAVTVDPDGGGWLVRFEALFDIEVGHGEWRESSPLGRPVVAAGAWQGHMFVADLYVITTPHRVRLVIDADAGTATALWSSLPLTGPSLELHVRAPLMTRPDVA; encoded by the coding sequence ATGTCTTCTCGGCGCCCCCTGCTTCCACGTTCGGCACCGGCCACCTCCGGGATTTCGGCCCGTTCGATCGCCCTGCTGCTGGACCGGCTCGAAGAGCGATCCGTCGAGTGTCACTCGATCATGGTCGTGCACCGCGGTCACGTCGTCGCCGAAGGCTGGTGGGCGCCGTACTCGGCCGAGCGCCCGCACCTCCTCTACTCGCTGACCAAGTCGTTCACGTCGATCGCCGTGGGGCTCGCGATCGCCGACGGCCTGCTCTCGCTGGACGACCGAGTGGTGGACGTGTTGCCCGACCACGTCCCGGCCGACGTCTCGGAACAAGGAAGCCGCGTCACCGTTCACCACCTGCTGACCATGACGGCAGGGCATCCCACGGACAGCCTCACCGAGGCGTGGGAGCTGGAGCCCGAGGACCTGGTGAAGGGATTCCTGCGCCTGCCGTTCTCCGCGGCGGAGGGAACGCGGCACACGTACGACAACTCGACCACGTTCATCCTGGCCAGGATGGTGGAACGGGTCACGGGCCGCGGCCTTCCCGAGTTCCTCGACGAGCGGCTCTTCAAGCCGATGGGTGTCGATCACGCCGAGTGGGACCGGGTGGCGAGCGGTGCCGCCTTCGGGTTCCACGGCCTGCACCTCACGACCGAGGCCGTCGCCGCATTCGGCGAACTGTTGTTGCGGGGAGGCCTCTGGGGCGGACGGCAGCTGGTGCCCCGCACATGGGTGGAGCTGGCGACCCGACGGCACATTGACTGCTTGCCGTTCGAGGACGGAACGGACGAGGCCGACTTCTCCTGCGGCTACGGCTACCAGTTCTGGATGTCCCGTCACGGGTACCACGGACATGGTGCCTTCGGGCAGCAGTGTGTGGTGGTCCCGTCGCACGACCTCGTCGTCGCCGTGACCGCCCAGGGGGAATCGCAGGAAGTGCTCGATGCCATGTGGGAGTGTCTGCTGCCCGGGGTGGGCGATGGGGGCAGAGTTCAGGGCGACGAGGTGCTTGCCGATCGACTGCGTCGTCTGTCGCTGCCGCCGGTGCCGGGCTCGGCCGACCCGGAGCGTTCGGTCGGCGCGCGGCTTGACGCATCGGCCGAGGAGTCGGCGCTGCCCGACGGAACGGCAGTGACCGTTGATCCTGACGGCGGTGGATGGCTCGTACGGTTCGAGGCGCTTTTCGATATCGAGGTGGGCCACGGCGAATGGCGGGAGAGCTCTCCGCTCGGCCGGCCTGTCGTCGCGGCCGGAGCCTGGCAGGGCCACATGTTCGTAGCCGACCTTTACGTCATCACCACCCCGCACCGCGTACGGCTGGTCATCGATGCCGATGCCGGGACTGCCACGGCCCTTTGGAGCAGTCTGCCGCTCACCGGCCCCAGCCTGGAGCTGCATGTGCGGGCGCCGCTGATGACACGACCTGATGTCGCGTAG
- a CDS encoding phospholipase, translating into MNRRFATLLVTAALSLPLALLPAASATAAPADKPQVLSSWTQTSASSYNSWNAARNNKGAWSAYGFDWSTDYCSTSPDNPFGFPFQTACARHDFGYRNYKAAGTFSANKARLDSALYADLKRVCAAYSGATLTSCNATAWTYYHAVDIFGVAPAKAGGTRLPRSA; encoded by the coding sequence ATGAATCGTCGCTTCGCCACTCTGCTCGTCACGGCCGCCCTCTCGCTACCGCTCGCCCTGCTCCCCGCCGCATCCGCTACCGCCGCCCCTGCGGACAAGCCCCAGGTCCTCAGCTCCTGGACCCAGACGAGCGCCTCCAGCTACAACTCCTGGAACGCCGCCCGCAACAACAAGGGCGCATGGTCCGCGTACGGCTTCGACTGGTCGACGGACTACTGCAGCACCTCCCCCGACAACCCGTTCGGCTTCCCGTTCCAAACGGCCTGCGCCCGCCACGACTTCGGCTACCGCAACTACAAGGCCGCCGGCACGTTCTCCGCCAACAAGGCCCGCCTCGACTCCGCCCTCTACGCGGACCTCAAGCGCGTCTGCGCCGCCTACTCCGGTGCGACGCTGACCTCCTGCAATGCCACGGCCTGGACGTACTACCACGCGGTGGACATCTTCGGCGTCGCACCCGCGAAGGCGGGCGGCACCAGACTGCCCCGGTCCGCCTGA
- a CDS encoding GmrSD restriction endonuclease domain-containing protein produces MRAQEITFLNLIQGEKQFQVPLYQRTYSWGRDQLLRLWEDVGELVEQHRAGESAAPHFLGSVVLAPGQIQAGGVQKWLVVDGQQRLTTLMLAFTALRDRLKDSGDPRGAERVHRQILVNEYQEGLDHYRLLPTQADRQEFTECVGSAPRSGGGGNIGGAYRFFLGALSEGQEAATDAKSWLEAVESVLKGLLSIVEITAEPGDNVYRIFESINNTGVGLSQSDLLRNYVFMLLPQRGERVYQELWLPMQQKLGPKNLELLVWLDLVVRGHNKTKQSEIYREQQKRLQPLAGDENALQREIAQLSERAQRFLRIVEPVREPSAPLRAALERLAAWGGQTHYPLALHLLDLVDAGSTKPEDAAEALLYVESYLARRLICQTPTAGINRIFMEAPKDLETDRPAAEAVRRFLSGKRRRWPSDEELRDAIRSKPFYWSGRPPQRSYILRRLEESYSPSEPVDFAKASLSVEHVLPQRPAQAWFDLLADETETGQSPQELHDLLVHTLGNLTLTGDNSKLSNHPFERKQQILDSSALRMNQEIASSKRWGKAEIITRADGLWERAVKLWPGPVGGLRPVTGELSSWTELRAALVAMPSGTWTAYGDVAELIGTRPVPVGAYLAANPAVIGAYRVLNSEGKVSSGFRWAEGSERLPPQDVLASEGVRFDRYGRAHTSQRLTAAELATLLGRDVATQTSHDPLPDHENAEAAERFREQLQKHWPEAVPGVTAALDFWRRQGGHLDYGRYEETSCFPMLDTGTSTRPQLMWPLGLYPVSGTVEVVFQYLKDRSPFDDTEQRRELLHRLNRIDGIDLPEAKLELRPSFPLRLFTEHSEEICEVLDWFVLTAALDLARRG; encoded by the coding sequence ATGCGCGCCCAGGAGATCACCTTCCTCAATCTCATCCAGGGGGAGAAGCAGTTCCAGGTCCCGCTCTACCAAAGGACGTACAGCTGGGGCCGGGATCAACTGCTGCGGCTCTGGGAGGACGTGGGAGAGCTCGTCGAGCAGCACCGGGCCGGCGAGTCGGCCGCACCGCACTTCCTCGGGTCCGTCGTTCTCGCGCCGGGGCAGATCCAGGCCGGCGGAGTACAGAAGTGGCTGGTCGTGGACGGTCAGCAGCGTCTCACCACTCTGATGCTCGCTTTCACCGCACTGCGCGACCGGCTGAAGGACTCCGGCGACCCCCGTGGGGCCGAGCGGGTCCACCGCCAGATCCTCGTCAACGAGTACCAGGAGGGTCTGGACCACTACCGTCTGCTCCCTACCCAGGCGGACCGGCAGGAGTTCACCGAGTGCGTCGGCTCGGCACCCCGATCAGGCGGCGGAGGCAACATCGGCGGCGCGTACCGGTTCTTCCTCGGCGCCCTCTCGGAGGGGCAGGAGGCAGCGACGGACGCGAAGAGCTGGCTGGAGGCCGTGGAAAGCGTCCTCAAGGGCCTGCTGTCGATCGTGGAGATCACCGCCGAACCTGGTGACAACGTCTACCGGATCTTCGAATCGATCAACAATACCGGCGTCGGCCTCAGCCAGAGCGACCTGTTGCGCAACTACGTCTTCATGCTGCTGCCCCAGCGCGGCGAGCGGGTGTACCAGGAACTGTGGCTTCCCATGCAGCAGAAGCTGGGCCCCAAGAACCTGGAACTGCTGGTCTGGCTGGACCTGGTCGTACGCGGTCACAACAAGACCAAGCAGAGCGAGATCTACCGCGAGCAACAGAAGCGTTTGCAACCGCTGGCGGGCGACGAGAATGCGCTTCAGCGCGAGATCGCCCAACTGTCCGAGCGGGCACAGCGATTCCTCCGCATCGTCGAACCCGTCCGCGAGCCTTCGGCGCCTCTCCGTGCGGCGCTGGAACGTCTGGCCGCCTGGGGTGGTCAGACGCACTACCCCTTGGCCCTCCATCTGCTGGACCTGGTGGACGCGGGATCGACGAAACCCGAGGACGCGGCCGAGGCTCTGCTGTACGTCGAGTCCTACCTGGCCAGGCGGCTCATCTGCCAGACGCCGACCGCCGGCATCAACCGCATCTTCATGGAGGCGCCGAAGGACCTGGAGACCGACCGCCCGGCGGCCGAGGCCGTTCGGCGCTTCCTGTCAGGGAAGCGCCGTCGGTGGCCGAGTGACGAGGAACTGCGGGACGCGATCCGGAGCAAGCCGTTCTACTGGAGCGGACGCCCTCCGCAGCGCAGCTACATCCTGCGCCGCCTGGAGGAGAGCTACTCCCCCAGCGAGCCCGTCGACTTCGCCAAGGCCTCTCTCAGCGTCGAGCACGTCCTGCCACAGCGGCCGGCCCAGGCGTGGTTCGATCTCCTCGCCGACGAGACGGAGACCGGCCAGTCGCCCCAGGAACTGCACGACCTGCTGGTCCACACTCTCGGCAACCTGACTCTGACAGGCGACAACTCCAAGCTCTCCAATCATCCGTTCGAGCGCAAGCAGCAGATTCTCGACTCCAGCGCACTGCGCATGAACCAGGAGATCGCCTCGTCGAAGCGCTGGGGCAAAGCGGAGATCATCACTCGCGCCGACGGCCTCTGGGAACGCGCGGTGAAGCTCTGGCCCGGCCCGGTCGGAGGGCTTCGTCCGGTCACCGGGGAACTGTCCAGCTGGACGGAGCTGCGCGCGGCACTGGTCGCCATGCCCAGCGGCACATGGACGGCGTACGGGGACGTCGCCGAGCTCATCGGCACCCGCCCGGTCCCTGTCGGCGCCTACCTGGCGGCCAACCCGGCAGTGATCGGCGCCTACCGCGTGCTGAACTCCGAGGGCAAGGTCTCGTCCGGATTCCGCTGGGCGGAGGGCAGCGAACGGCTGCCTCCCCAGGACGTGCTGGCGAGCGAAGGCGTGCGGTTCGACCGCTACGGCCGCGCCCATACATCCCAGCGCCTGACGGCCGCGGAACTGGCTACCCTGCTGGGCAGGGACGTGGCCACGCAGACCAGCCACGATCCGCTCCCGGACCACGAGAACGCGGAGGCGGCCGAGCGCTTCCGCGAACAGCTGCAGAAGCACTGGCCGGAGGCCGTGCCCGGGGTGACAGCGGCCCTCGACTTCTGGCGTCGCCAGGGTGGTCATCTCGACTACGGGCGCTATGAGGAGACAAGCTGCTTCCCCATGCTCGACACCGGTACGAGCACCCGACCGCAGTTGATGTGGCCGTTGGGCCTCTACCCGGTCAGCGGGACCGTCGAGGTCGTCTTCCAGTACCTCAAGGACCGCAGCCCGTTCGACGACACGGAACAGCGTCGCGAGCTGCTGCACCGGCTCAACAGGATCGACGGCATCGACCTTCCCGAGGCCAAGCTGGAACTGCGCCCCTCGTTCCCGTTGAGGCTCTTCACCGAGCACAGCGAGGAGATCTGCGAAGTGCTGGACTGGTTCGTCCTCACGGCAGCGCTGGATCTGGCCCGGCGGGGCTGA